The Pelecanus crispus isolate bPelCri1 chromosome 7, bPelCri1.pri, whole genome shotgun sequence genome includes a window with the following:
- the USP8 gene encoding ubiquitin carboxyl-terminal hydrolase 8 isoform X3 yields the protein MPAVASVPKELYLCTSLKDLNKKTEIKPEKTSTKRYEEAEVRKKLEERDRQELQKKQEPKDDGKSSAKNSSESAVDSKGKSQRINGERKHSLERKDQSDSLSGAVTAEKLFAMMSDNTIELIIMDARRLKDYQESCIPRSISVPEEAISPGVTANWIEARLPEDSRDPWKKRGHFDYVILLDWSSSAEDLKLGTTLQSLKDALFKWESKTILQNEPLVLEGGYENWLLCFPQYTTNAKVTPPQHSRSEAVTVSLDFTYPSLEEPAPVPPVVPIKPSPTEGIENEETGDNLEERLKSLNRPNIQDAAVPKSDSSFVVNPVSITRSIPEVDRTKKPSLKIPDDNRPKSESTVSDSQPVENGRIVPDRSTKPLRDAKSILTEEEKSRVHAETAALLEKNRREKELRERQQEEQRERLKREKEEQEQKAKDEQKEKELKEKLQQSKEDREQKERDEQIKREQEEKEQERARKEAIEAKKQNKNELESIGAKRIEIDKISVEEREKGTRTPEMQRRALGDASQTFVTVSGKHTGVKGQPDSGAQKPGPLREDSEQDTERLKSQREPLMRARSEEMGRIIPGLPAGWAKFLDPITGTFRYYHSPTNTVHMYPPEMAPSSTPPSTPPTHKPKPQVTVEREREHSKLKRSYSSPDITQAIQEEEKKRIPVTPAVNRDNKPVCYTKAEISRLSASQIRNLNPVFGGSGPALTGLRNLGNTCYMNSILQCLCNAPHLADYFNRNLYQDDINRSNFLGHKGEVAEEFGVIMKALWTGQYKYISPKDFKITIGKINDQFAGYSQQDSQELLLFLMDGLHEDLNKADNRKRHKEENNDHLDDFRAAELAWHKHKQLNESIIVALFQGQFKSTVQCLTCHKKSRTFEAFMYLSLPLASTSKCTLQECLRLFSKEEKLTDNNRFYCSHCKTRRDSLKKIEIWKLPPVLLVHLKRFSYDGRWKQKLQTSVDFPLETLDLSQYVIGPKNNLKRYNLFSVSNHYGGLDGGHYTAYCKNASKQRWFKFDDHEVSEISASSVKSSAAYILFYTSYEQRAVDMAT from the exons ATTAATGGTGAAAGGAAGCATTCACTGGAAAGAAAGGATCAGTCTGACAGTCTGAGTG GAGCAGTCACAGCTGAGAAACTGTTTGCAATGATGTCAGACAACACGATTGAATTGATTATAATGGATGCTCGAAGATTGAAGGATTATCAGGAATCCTGTATTCCAAGATCTATCAGTGTCCCAGAAGAAGCTATCAGTCCTGG AGTTACTGCGAATTGGATTGAAGCTAGACTCCCAGAGGATTCTAGAGATCCATGGAAGAAGAGAGGACACTTTGATTATGTTATACTGTTAGACTGGTCTAGCTCTGCCGAAGACTTAAAGCTAGGAACAACTCTTCAGAGCCTGAAAGATGCGCTTTTTAAG tGGGAAAGCAAAACTATACTGCAGAATGAACCTTTAGTTCTAGAAGGAGGTTATGAAAACTGGCTCCTTTGTTTTCCCCAGTACACAACAAATGCTAAAGTAACTCCACCCCAGCATAGCAGGAGTGAAGCAGTGACTGTTTCTT TGGATTTTACATACCCATCTCTGGAAGAGCCAGCTCCTGTTCCACCTGTTGTTCCTATAAAGCCATCTCCAACAGAAGGGattgaaaatgaagaaacaggagATAATTTAGAAGAGAGACTAAAATCACTTAACAGACCAAACATACAGGATGCTGCTGTTCCAAAATCTGACAGTTCATTTGTAGTTAATCCAGTATCGATTACAAGAAGTATCCCTGAG GTTGATCGTACTAAAAAGCCTTCACTAAAAATCCCTGATGATAACAGACCAAAATCTGAAAGTACAGTCAGTGACAGCCAGCCTGTTGAGAATGGACGAATAGTTCCAGACCGGTCCACAAAGCCATTACGTGATGCAAAGAGCATtctgacagaagaagaaaaaagtcgTGTACATGCGGAAACTGCTGCTCTGTTAGAGAAAAACAGACGGGAAAAAGAACTTCGTGAGAGGCAACAAGAAGAACAGAGAGAGAGACTCAAGCgagaaaaagaggaacaagaacaaaaagcaaaagacgaacagaaagaaaaggaactcaaagaaaagctgcagcaatCTAAAGAGGACAGAGAACAGAAGGAGAGGgatgaacaaataaaaagagagcaggaggagaaggaacaaGAAAGAGCACGCAAAGAAGCAAtagaagcaaaaaagcaaaataaaaatgaactagAAAGCATTGGTGCAAAAAGGATTGAGATTGACAAAATATCtgtggaagaaagagaaaagggaactCGAACTCCAGAAATGCAGAGACGGGCACTGGGTGACGCATCTCAGACCTTTGTGACTGTTTCAGGCAAG CACACTGGGGTTAAAGGACAACCAGACAGTGGAGCTCAAAAGCCAGGACCCCTTAGAGAGGATTCTGAACAAGATACTGAAAGACTTAAA TCTCAGCGGGAGCCATTAATGAGAGCACGAAGTGAAGAAATGGGAAGGATAATACCAGGACTGCCTGCAGGTTGGGCAAAG tttctGGATCCAATCACTGGAACCTTTCGTTACTATCACTCGCCAACAAATACTGTTCATATGTATCCACCAGAAATGGCTCCTTCATCCACTCCTCCATCAACCCCTCCAACTCATAAACCCAAGCCACAGGTGACTGTTGAACGAGAAAGAGAACACTCCAAACTGAAGCGCTCCTACTCTTCCCCAGATATAACCCAAGCCAttcaggaagaagagaagaaaagaattccTGTAACTCCTGCAGTCAATCGTGACAATAA aCCAGTCTGTTACACTAAAGCAGAAATTTCAAGACTCTCTGCATCACAAATTCGGAATCTTAATCCTGTGTTTGGGGGATCGGGACCAGCTCTCACAGGACTTCGTAATCTAGGGAACACTTGCTATATGAATTCCATATTACAGTGTCTGTGCAATGCACCTCACCTGGCagattattttaacagaaacttGTATCAAGATGATATTAACAG GTCAAATTTCCTAGGGCATAAAGGTGAAGTGGCTGAAGAGTTTGGTGTAATAATGAAAGCTTTATGGACAGGACAGTATAAATACATCAGTCCAAAAGACTTCAAAATTACAATTGGGAAGATTAATGACCAATTTGCAGGATATAGCCAACAGGACTCCCAAGAATTGCTTCTCTTCCTAATGGATGGCTTGCATGAAGACCTAAATAAA GCTGACAACAGGAAAagacacaaggaagaaaacaatgatCATCTTGATGACTTCAGAGCAGCAGAACTAGCCTGGCACAAACACAAACAGCTCAATGAATCCATTATTGTGGCACTCTTTCAAGGCCAGTTCAAATCTACAGTGCAGTGTCTTACATGTCACAAGAAGTCCCGGACCTTTGAGGCTTTCATGTATTTGTCGTTACCGCTTGCATCCACTAGTAAATGTACGCTGCAG gAATGCCTTAGGTTGTTCTCCAAAGAGGAGAAGCTCACTGATAACAATAGATTTTACTGTAGCCATTGCAAAACTCGGAGggattctttgaaaaaaatagaaatttggaAATTACCACCTGTTCTTCTTGTGCACTTGAAACG ATTTTCCTATGATGGAAGATGGAAGCAAAAGCTTCAAACTTCTGTAGATTTCCCATTGGAAACTCTTGACCTTTCACAGTATGTTATTGGTCCAAAGAATAACTTGAAGAGATACAATCTGTTTTCAGTATCA AATCATTATGGTGGGTTGGATGGAGGGCACTATACAGCCTACTGcaaaaatgcttcaaaacaaCGCTGGTTTAAGTTTGACGACCATGAAGTATCTGAGATCTCAGCATCGTCTGTGAAATCCTCAGCTGCATATATTCTCTTTTACACTTCTTATGAACAGCGAGCAGTGGATATGGCCACATAA
- the USP8 gene encoding ubiquitin carboxyl-terminal hydrolase 8 isoform X5: MPAVASVPKELYLCTSLKDLNKKTEIKPEKTSTKRYEEAEVRKKLEERDRQELQKKQEPKDDGKSSAKNSSESAVDSKGKSQRINGERKHSLERKDQSDSLSGAVTAEKLFAMMSDNTIELIIMDARRLKDYQESCIPRSISVPEEAISPGVTANWIEARLPEDSRDPWKKRGHFDYVILLDWSSSAEDLKLGTTLQSLKDALFKWESKTILQNEPLVLEGGYENWLLCFPQYTTNAKVTPPQHSRSEAVTVSLDFTYPSLEEPAPVPPVVPIKPSPTEGIENEETGDNLEERLKSLNRPNIQDAAVPKSDSSFVVNPVSITRSIPEVDRTKKPSLKIPDDNRPKSESTVSDSQPVENGRIVPDRSTKPLRDAKSILTEEEKSRVHAETAALLEKNRREKELRERQQEEQRERLKREKEEQEQKAKDEQKEKELKEKLQQSKEDREQKERDEQIKREQEEKEQERARKEAIEAKKQNKNELESIGAKRIEIDKISVEEREKGTRTPEMQRRALGDASQTFVTVSGKSQREPLMRARSEEMGRIIPGLPAGWAKFLDPITGTFRYYHSPTNTVHMYPPEMAPSSTPPSTPPTHKPKPQVTVEREREHSKLKRSYSSPDITQAIQEEEKKRIPVTPAVNRDNKPVCYTKAEISRLSASQIRNLNPVFGGSGPALTGLRNLGNTCYMNSILQCLCNAPHLADYFNRNLYQDDINRSNFLGHKGEVAEEFGVIMKALWTGQYKYISPKDFKITIGKINDQFAGYSQQDSQELLLFLMDGLHEDLNKADNRKRHKEENNDHLDDFRAAELAWHKHKQLNESIIVALFQGQFKSTVQCLTCHKKSRTFEAFMYLSLPLASTSKCTLQECLRLFSKEEKLTDNNRFYCSHCKTRRDSLKKIEIWKLPPVLLVHLKRFSYDGRWKQKLQTSVDFPLETLDLSQYVIGPKNNLKRYNLFSVSNHYGGLDGGHYTAYCKNASKQRWFKFDDHEVSEISASSVKSSAAYILFYTSYEQRAVDMAT, from the exons ATTAATGGTGAAAGGAAGCATTCACTGGAAAGAAAGGATCAGTCTGACAGTCTGAGTG GAGCAGTCACAGCTGAGAAACTGTTTGCAATGATGTCAGACAACACGATTGAATTGATTATAATGGATGCTCGAAGATTGAAGGATTATCAGGAATCCTGTATTCCAAGATCTATCAGTGTCCCAGAAGAAGCTATCAGTCCTGG AGTTACTGCGAATTGGATTGAAGCTAGACTCCCAGAGGATTCTAGAGATCCATGGAAGAAGAGAGGACACTTTGATTATGTTATACTGTTAGACTGGTCTAGCTCTGCCGAAGACTTAAAGCTAGGAACAACTCTTCAGAGCCTGAAAGATGCGCTTTTTAAG tGGGAAAGCAAAACTATACTGCAGAATGAACCTTTAGTTCTAGAAGGAGGTTATGAAAACTGGCTCCTTTGTTTTCCCCAGTACACAACAAATGCTAAAGTAACTCCACCCCAGCATAGCAGGAGTGAAGCAGTGACTGTTTCTT TGGATTTTACATACCCATCTCTGGAAGAGCCAGCTCCTGTTCCACCTGTTGTTCCTATAAAGCCATCTCCAACAGAAGGGattgaaaatgaagaaacaggagATAATTTAGAAGAGAGACTAAAATCACTTAACAGACCAAACATACAGGATGCTGCTGTTCCAAAATCTGACAGTTCATTTGTAGTTAATCCAGTATCGATTACAAGAAGTATCCCTGAG GTTGATCGTACTAAAAAGCCTTCACTAAAAATCCCTGATGATAACAGACCAAAATCTGAAAGTACAGTCAGTGACAGCCAGCCTGTTGAGAATGGACGAATAGTTCCAGACCGGTCCACAAAGCCATTACGTGATGCAAAGAGCATtctgacagaagaagaaaaaagtcgTGTACATGCGGAAACTGCTGCTCTGTTAGAGAAAAACAGACGGGAAAAAGAACTTCGTGAGAGGCAACAAGAAGAACAGAGAGAGAGACTCAAGCgagaaaaagaggaacaagaacaaaaagcaaaagacgaacagaaagaaaaggaactcaaagaaaagctgcagcaatCTAAAGAGGACAGAGAACAGAAGGAGAGGgatgaacaaataaaaagagagcaggaggagaaggaacaaGAAAGAGCACGCAAAGAAGCAAtagaagcaaaaaagcaaaataaaaatgaactagAAAGCATTGGTGCAAAAAGGATTGAGATTGACAAAATATCtgtggaagaaagagaaaagggaactCGAACTCCAGAAATGCAGAGACGGGCACTGGGTGACGCATCTCAGACCTTTGTGACTGTTTCAGGCAAG TCTCAGCGGGAGCCATTAATGAGAGCACGAAGTGAAGAAATGGGAAGGATAATACCAGGACTGCCTGCAGGTTGGGCAAAG tttctGGATCCAATCACTGGAACCTTTCGTTACTATCACTCGCCAACAAATACTGTTCATATGTATCCACCAGAAATGGCTCCTTCATCCACTCCTCCATCAACCCCTCCAACTCATAAACCCAAGCCACAGGTGACTGTTGAACGAGAAAGAGAACACTCCAAACTGAAGCGCTCCTACTCTTCCCCAGATATAACCCAAGCCAttcaggaagaagagaagaaaagaattccTGTAACTCCTGCAGTCAATCGTGACAATAA aCCAGTCTGTTACACTAAAGCAGAAATTTCAAGACTCTCTGCATCACAAATTCGGAATCTTAATCCTGTGTTTGGGGGATCGGGACCAGCTCTCACAGGACTTCGTAATCTAGGGAACACTTGCTATATGAATTCCATATTACAGTGTCTGTGCAATGCACCTCACCTGGCagattattttaacagaaacttGTATCAAGATGATATTAACAG GTCAAATTTCCTAGGGCATAAAGGTGAAGTGGCTGAAGAGTTTGGTGTAATAATGAAAGCTTTATGGACAGGACAGTATAAATACATCAGTCCAAAAGACTTCAAAATTACAATTGGGAAGATTAATGACCAATTTGCAGGATATAGCCAACAGGACTCCCAAGAATTGCTTCTCTTCCTAATGGATGGCTTGCATGAAGACCTAAATAAA GCTGACAACAGGAAAagacacaaggaagaaaacaatgatCATCTTGATGACTTCAGAGCAGCAGAACTAGCCTGGCACAAACACAAACAGCTCAATGAATCCATTATTGTGGCACTCTTTCAAGGCCAGTTCAAATCTACAGTGCAGTGTCTTACATGTCACAAGAAGTCCCGGACCTTTGAGGCTTTCATGTATTTGTCGTTACCGCTTGCATCCACTAGTAAATGTACGCTGCAG gAATGCCTTAGGTTGTTCTCCAAAGAGGAGAAGCTCACTGATAACAATAGATTTTACTGTAGCCATTGCAAAACTCGGAGggattctttgaaaaaaatagaaatttggaAATTACCACCTGTTCTTCTTGTGCACTTGAAACG ATTTTCCTATGATGGAAGATGGAAGCAAAAGCTTCAAACTTCTGTAGATTTCCCATTGGAAACTCTTGACCTTTCACAGTATGTTATTGGTCCAAAGAATAACTTGAAGAGATACAATCTGTTTTCAGTATCA AATCATTATGGTGGGTTGGATGGAGGGCACTATACAGCCTACTGcaaaaatgcttcaaaacaaCGCTGGTTTAAGTTTGACGACCATGAAGTATCTGAGATCTCAGCATCGTCTGTGAAATCCTCAGCTGCATATATTCTCTTTTACACTTCTTATGAACAGCGAGCAGTGGATATGGCCACATAA
- the USP50 gene encoding ubiquitin carboxyl-terminal hydrolase 50, whose translation MRTDGTERHHKAAEQGEPRGWDTRDRASRAVKRDGRGDGVKRRGREAACLPACAGASRGSLRGCRWLPSHFLYLTVPMFSPLSQCFSEMAIKDGIKRFHRRLVYRWKYDSICLENVKYSCKEPVEMNSQRPGLTGLRNLGNTCYMNAILQCLCSVPPLVEYFLSGKYKAALHKENGESATAFGCLMSNMWLGEFDCVSPEVFHSVLGKRYPAFSKKTQQDAQEFLICVLNELHEALKNSSKRRCVTDAKASRGSVGETSIITQLFEGQLSYDITCLECKTTTDRPESFTVLSLPVPSKSGCSLQDCLKCFFQQDTLTWNNQIHCSWCGTKQDAAVKATITKAPYIIIFHLKRFEWQGNHKRKLSTDICYPLSNLDLSPYSSPLSCKDAEYSLCAVANHSGFLDDGHYTAFCKHSVTKNWYCFDDAQITKIPDSSVQTDTAYLLFYTCQGLLCTH comes from the exons ATGAGAACCGATGGAACAGAACGGCATCACAAAGCGGCGGAGCAAGGGGAGCCCAGGGGGTGGGACACACGGGACCGTGCTAGTCGTGCCGTGAAACGGGATGGAAGAGGTGATGGTGTGAAGAGACGAGGGCGAgaggcagcctgcctgcctgcctgtgctggggcaAGCAGAGGCTCCCTGCGAGGCTGCCGGTGGCTTCCCAGCCATTTTCTGTACCTGACGGTCCCAATGTTTTCTCCTCTGAGTCAGTGTTTCTCAGAGATGGCTATAAAAGATGGAATTAAGCGTTTTCATAGAAGACTGGTCTATAG gtGGAAGTATGACTCCATTTGCTTGGAAAATGTGAAGTATTCCTGCAAGGAACCGGTGGAGATGAACAGCCAGCGCCCAGGGCTCACCGGCCTGAGGAATCTGGGCAACACATGCTACATGAATGCAATTTTGCAGTGCCTCTGCAGCGTGCCGCCGCTCGTGGAGTATTTCCTCTCAGGAAAGTACAAAGCAGCCCTACACAA ggagAATGGTGAGTCTGCGACTGCCTTTGGCTGTTTGATGTCCAATATGTGGCTTGGAGAATTTGACTGTGTTTCCCCAGAGGTTTTTCATTCAGTCCTTGGGAAGCGGTACCCAGCTTTTAGCAAGAAGACTCAGCAGGATGCACAGGAGTTTCTGATCTGTGTGCTGAACGAGCTCCACGAGGCTCTCAAGAAT tcAAGCAAAAGAAGGTGCGTAACCGAtgcaaaagcaagcagaggGAGTGTCGGCGAAACATCTATTATCACACAGTTATTTGAGGGACAACTCAGTTATGATATCACGTGTCTGGAATGCAAGACCACCACCGACAGACCCGAGAGCTTCACCGTTCTTTCCCTGCCCGTCCCTTCTAAGAGCGGGTGCTCTCTGCAG GACTGTCTCAAATGCTTCTTTCAGCAAGACACACTGACCTGGAACAACCAAATCCACTGTTCCTGGTGTGGAACTAAACAAGATGCTGCAGTAAAGGCCACCATAACCAAGGCACCGTATATCATTATTTTTCACCTAAAGAG GTTTGAATGGCAAGGCAACCACAAAAGGAAACTCTCGACTGACATCTGCTATCCGCTCAGCAATCTGGATCTCTCTCCTTACAGTTCCCCACTTTCCTGCAAGGATGCAGAGTACAGCCTGTGTGCTGTAGCG AACCACTCTGGTTTTCTGGATGATGGCCACTACACGGCATTCTGCAAGCACTCGGTCACCAAAAACTGGTACTGCTTTGATGATGCACAGATCACCAAGATCCCAGATTCCTCAGTGCAGACTGATACTGCTTATCTCCTGTTCTATACctgtcaaggccttctctgcaCCCATTAA